The segment ATCACACAGGTCACTTAAATTAAACAAACGTGTTAGAAAAAGTCACAAAATAAGGGGCAGACTGTGCTGTCTCACTTTGACAAACTACCgatttcctttcttttaacaTGTTCTCAACATGTCTGATCAGACATCCTATGAACTCTTCTTTGACATAATCCCTAAGACACTGGCATTAGCCTGACATGCAAAGCACATGGTACATTCACTACACAAGGGACCTGGTCCTGGAGAAACTTTCTTGGAAGTTCGACAACCAATTGCTAAGTGACCTTTCTTCCAGCACCAGACACACCTCAGATCAACATTTAGAGAACCTCTATCAAAATACACAAGATGAAAATCCATTACCAATGTATTTAAATGGTCTCCCCAGTTTGGTGAGTTGGCTCAAAGTCTGTTCTAGGACATTAGTGGTCCACTGGTTGACTTTGCTGTGCTGGTAGGCATTACCACCGATGGCGCTTTCTATAGCCTAGGGGGAAAAAGCACAAGAGGTCATGGAGGGAACCCACTCACCGGTCCGACATGGCCCATGGCCCTCCCAGGAactgaagacagaactctcaggaGATGCGAGCTTCTGCTCAGTCAAGGGCTCCTCTACGTGTGTGGCTTCTGCTAAGCAGCACTGACTGCATCCCATGTCGAGGAGCTTTACACGGCCTGAAGATGTGTGTTCTACAGAGCCTGTCAGCTGGGCTCCACAGTTCCACTGAACAATGGACTGAATAGTCATGCTGCTCTTCATTTCTAACAGTCAACACGTTTTCTTATTGAGGCAGAAAAAATATTTTGCCAGTTTCTTACACATATACTAGTCATTTTTAGCCAAGCCATaaaacatacatgtgtgtgttagatgACATTTTATTGGGTGTTGGCACAACCTGACCAGTCTTGTAGTACTTGTGGCCTCGTTGTGTGGGTTTTGTCGTATCACACTTTCTAGATAACTGAACCTTTAACACTGGAAGCTGGAGCTTACAGCAGCAGCGTTCCCCCTGAGTCCCAGGGCTCCTGGATAGCACAGCTCACTGCCCTGTCCCTGTAATATCAGTGACACCCTGTGTCTTTCTCCAGCATCCTCTCTCCCAGATGCCAGTGTGGCTCTCAAcagctccctccccacccctgctaaCCTGCTGGAAGCCTAGAAAAGGTTTCATGATTCCCTACAGACAAGGCAGACACAGGTCCAGGGGCCCTCACTGCACACGGTGGAGGAGTGGGCCACACACTCCACGCTGAGGGCAGCGACAGCGTCTGAGGGATGCACCATGGTTTCCACCTCCAGACTTGGGGCTCAGATCCAGCTCCTCTGTCCCGCCTGCCCACTCGAGGCTGAGAGCACACTGTGGGCTGAAAACTGGCTTTAGTAAAGGTAAGGCTAGACACAGAGACTGTCAATGGAGGAAGAGCAACCCCCTCTGTGCACTATGAAGTCCAGTGTTTAGGGAGAAAGGAAAACTCTAATTTTGGACCTACTCATTTCAACTAcctaatacttttttaaaaacagcttgAGGACAGAAGGAACCTACAGCCAGGGCAAAAATGCTGAGTCACCTCATGCTTCCCTATGGACTGCAGATGGTACTTCCAACCACCTGCTGCCTAGCAACGCAGGAAAAGTGGATGCTAAGGCAGGAGGCAAAACTCAGCCCTAACAAACCCACTCTATTCCTGCCAGTTCTGGTTTAATCCACCACCTTTCTGCTTCCCACCTGTCCCACTGGAAACACTGCATGGAAGAAACAATAAAAGGCAAACTTACACTCCCTGCAAAGCACCAGAAAAGTCACACTGGATGCTGAACAATGTACATAAAAGTGAGAAAATCATTTTGATTGTGAGTACTTCTCACAAAACAGAGTGTGGTTCTTTAACACTCTAGCATTATTGACTTCAATAATGGGCATCAAAAATCTTATATTGTAGTAGATCCAAAATTACTTCAGGGAACATCAAATGGGAAGAAGGGTTTATTCTAGCTCCCAGGCCATGATGGTGGGAGAGTCCTGGCAGTCGGGGTTTGAGGCAGCTGATCACAGCTGCAGTCAGGACTGCTGGGCTAAGCACACTTTCTCCTTTGGCTTCAGATTGGGGCCCTCCCTGCCTGTGGAACAGTTCGTCCACATTCTGGGTGGGTCTTTACCTCAGCTAGCCTAATCTAGACAATTCTTCCTGGACATAAAGATGCGTGGTGACCAGCCACCTCACAGTCCTGCCACCGTGGTGGACTGTCTCCCTTCCAAcggtgagccaaaataaacttcctCCCTAAGCTCTGCTGCGGTCACTCCCACGGTGTACAATTCCCTGGGCCTGTCGTCCACCTTGTTTAAGAGAAGTACTATGATTGCTAtcaataatgtattttaaaatgtaagaaaaaccTATGAATAACCCCGAGCTGTATCTCCAGGTTCTGAGTTATAGACGTTGTTAGATTTTCTCTGCAGTTGCTCTTCCTCACGAGCACTGGAGACATTTATGCGTGCATCATGAGTCTTCATGCTGCAAGGTTACGGAATCCGCCTCGACACTTTCTAACGCCACTTAAGACTTCTTGATTCAGGTTATATAATTTATGTAATATAGGAGTCATTTTACTTagatataaagtaaaaatgtttgaaatgtcAAAACACAGAAAGCTTAACAGCTCTTgagatttttccattttaattcacATAGCGTTCTCCTTCATACATGCTATGCTGGCTCCTTTTCTGTCAGCCTGACACAAGCTCAAGTCACTGGCAGGAGGCAACCGCAATTATGAAACTGTAGTTGTaagacatttcttctttcttttttttttttaaagatttgtttattattatatataagtacaatgtagctgactCCCGagcaccagcagagggcatcagatctcattatgggtggttgtgagccaccatgtggttgctgagatttgaactcatgaccttcagaagatcaagtcagtgctcttacccactgagccacctcgccagccccctcctctttcttttaaataaaatttttaatgatttatttatttatttgctttatgttgtgagtccactgtagctgccttcagacacaccagaagaggacttcTAATCccattacaggcagttgtgagccaccatgtggttgttggaaattgaactcaggacctctggaagagtagtcagtgttcttaaccgctaagccatctctccagcccataagacattttcttaattaaggatTGACTGGGAAGGGCCTGGCCTAGGGTGGGTTGTGCCATCCCTAGGCTTGTTGTCctggctgagcaaaccatgaggaacaagccagtaagcaggaccgtccatggtctctgcatcagctcctgcctccaggttcctgccctgtttgaattcctatcctgacttcctttgatgatgaactgtgatgtggaagtgtaagctgaagaaaCCCTTCTTTGTTCCTcaaattgctgtggtcatggtgttaaATCACAGTAATGGTAACTCCAAGACACATAGTACCAACCAAACGCCTGGAAAATAAGACTGTTTCCTCTTACCTCCTTTACAATGCTGCTCACTTCATCAACAACAAATGCAGTCTGTTAAGGAAGAAAATGTAGATAAGTTTGGTTTAAAAGAGCTTTCTGCAGAGCATCAATGAGCACACAATGAGATACTGAAGGAGACTTAGAAATCAGGCTGTCGACTGTGCAGATGAACCTCAGACCCCAGAGGTGTGAAGCAGCTGAGTGTCACACTGCAAGCCAGGTGTCACTTCAAACTAGAatcctgtctctccttcccctgcAGCTGGCTGTCAGCACAATTAGCCAGTGCAGGTGCCATATTCCGAGCCACTCCACTGCCATACAAAGCAGCTGAAGAAACATAAGTCATCATTGTAAAGATAATGACTAGGATGTTTAACACGTAAAAGGCTCATGTGTGCCCATCATTTTCTTAACCCCAATGAACTACTTCAGGACGAAGCATCAGCTGACTTGAGGGCTGCCAGCAGCAAGGTGATGCCCGAAGTAGTTTTCTTAGTCTCCTCTTAACATAATACTGGATTTGAGTGGGTGTGAGGGTTTCCTGAAAACATTGGCCAGGCACTAGCCTGCAGTATGCTTCTTACCTGAGAACAAATGAACtattccaagttctgggatagcCTTAGCACTGGACAGGCCCTGGATCGGATAGCACAGCCTCCCTCGGCAGTCACTCAGTCCTGTTTTGCTACAGACTTCCCTTACTGCTGACCACAGTGGACCCTGCCCTGTTCTAGTATTGAGTATCACCCCTTCCTCTTCAGGAGAATGAGAATTGACCACCCAAAGCCATTTCCCTTGCTAGACCCTCTAAGAAGTCAGTTGGAAACAAAGCCGAAATCACTGAAATAGTGAAAATGTGGTGACTCTCCAGGGTAAGTCGACTGAAAGGCTCTTCCTAAGTGACTACAGTGATCCTAAGCCACAAAGCAAAACCCTAGTGTCACTTCCCATACACTTAGAGTAAGAAAATAACAGAAGAGAAATTATATTGAAATCAGGGAGCACTGCCAGCTGCTACCAGAGAGGGAAATGAGCTGAGGGAAACCTGGGGAGCTAGAGGCAGGTAGAAAAGGCTCAGCTGAGAGGGCTGCTGGGTAAACAATGCAGAGTGGCCGTCCTCCTGCTGCTGACACTCTGTGTAAAACACAGATCACTGTCTGGATACTTCACTTCAGTCAGTCTACATGTACAAGCTGGAATTAGAACGCGGTTGTGAGGGCTACCTTTTCACATGGCCATTTCCTTCCTATAAAGTCTAGCTGGCTGTGACTACCATAAAAGCCAATCTTCAGCCATACATGAGATCGCTGTCTGGCCAAACATCCCCTGTGCTGCTGCTTCGGAATCGTGGCTTCAGAGTCTTTACTTGCGTTCCACCAACGTTCAAACAAAATGATCCTGACTGCCGAAAAGTGTGTTGGGAAAATAGACCAAAACTGAAAGATTCTGATAAATGCAAATGTCTTACTCTTCCCTCAGAATATCCTTAGTTGACACTTTAGAAATGTCAAAAGAGGAAGTGTTagggttttattattattgtttttgacaAATTGTGTGGGATTTTATTGAGTTTCAACAAAGATTATTCAGGGAAAAAATGAGCAACTATTCTTTAACTGGCGTCCATTCAGCTGTTTTTCAAATGCGTGTTAGCACGAAGGGAAAAACATTTTGACAACACATCATCAAGGCGAGTGGCTAGGGTACTAAGAGGCATTACATTCTTCCCCCACAAGAATGAGAGATTCCGTTACTATCTTAAACTGAAATGAAATGTACCCAGTCGCTGTGGCCTGGGTGGGAGGGAGCGCCGCACTGAAGGACAAGGTGCGGCACCGAGACAAAGGCAGGTTCTGTTCGCACGTCGGTCcttggcagacagacagactgggcaGCAGACCCCCACTGCGGTCACCCGGAGCTGGCCCTGCGCGCCTGTGTCACTATACATGCCACAGCAGGATGCCTCCTTTCCCAACCTCGGTCCCGGCTGGGGTCTGCAGCAGTGCGGAAGGGGTGGAGTGACGTCATCCTCCCGACGCCGTGAACCCCACCGAGACACGAGCCCAGCGCAGTCTCCGCGGACCGCGGGCACCGCCCACGCGGGAATGACGCGGAGTGTCCGCAGGGAACCGCCAACGTTCAAACAAAAGGATCCTGACTGCCGAAAAGTGTGTTGGGAAAATAGACCGACCAAAACTGAAAGATTCTGATAAATGCAAATGTCTTACTCTTCCCTCAGAATATCCTTAGTTGACACTTTAGAAATGTCAAAAGAGGAAGTGTTagggttttattattattgtttttgacaAATTGTGTGGGATTTTTGACAAATTGTGTGTAGGCTCATCAGCCTCGGGCCAGGTGGCCGTGAGCAGAAGCTGTGTCTTCCCAGACCGGGCCCCGCCACACCCGGATCTCCGCCGCCACCCTCCCTCTCACAGTCCAACCCGAGGTTACCTCCTCGGAGGCCTGGAAGTCTTCCATCTTTAACGCGTCTCCTTCGCCCGCCGAGTAGAGTGGACTGCGCAGGCGCGGCCAGAACACGCCCACTCCGCCCCCGCGCGGGGGACCCTGACCACTACCAATAACTACCTACGCTCTAGGGCCCGGTCCCTCCACCAAAGGCTCCTCCTACCACCGGCCCCTCCACTAGTGGCTCCGCCCACCCTTCGGCCCCGCCTGCTGCTCCTCTTCAGTCTCCAAGTAACAGGGCATGTGTGTCTCTGAGCCCTCTGGGATGTGGTTTCCAAAGCAAACTGTCAGAGCCACCTAACCTCTCTCTAAACACcgacaacccaaaccaaacaaaggaacaaaagctGGTCTCCGAGGGGAAGAAAGAGGTCCTGGCCCTCCCTCCCGCTCACACTATAGAAAATGAAACTTTCAAACAAATCTTGACTAGGAACAAATTGTAGAATGACTTCCAACAGTATGGCGCATTGGTTGCTTCTCCTTCCGGATCAGCTATCTGAACCAAAGTTGGGAGCtctcaccgggcgtggtggcacacgcctttaatcccagcacttgggatgcagaggcaggcggattcccgagttcgaggccagcctggtctacaaagtgagttccaggacagccagagctatacagagaaaccctgtctcgaaaaaaaaccaaaaaaaaaaaaaaaaaaaaaagaaagttgggagCTCTCATGGTAAGAAGCACATTGGCAGGCTAGTGCCTGGCTAATGTTGTTGTCAGTCATCCACCTGATGATCCTGTGGCCAAGTCAACATCACCACTCTTTTAATCTACTCTGTTTGTACCTACCTGCTCAGCTTCTACACATCTGTCTCTGCCAACACCGTGACCTGCTGCTCATTGTAGTTGGGAGCCTCAGATGAGAGTCTCCAAGCTCCCTTTATTGTTTCCTTTGTAAcccaaagatatatttttaaatgatatactCGGACATGACTCTTTTGCTGAATAGCAATGAAGTTtaaattttttgctttttaataatgAAGAGAGGGCCTAGTGAGATgaatcagcagttaagaacccATCCGCTCTTCCAGAAAAGCTTGGCTCCCAGCACACATATGAGACATTTCTCATCCTGTAGCCCTTTCTCTAAGGGagctgatgtcttcttctggcctcagcagacacataaataaaaaataagatctttcaaaataaataataaacccaggagagcagggcgaggggaggggataggggactttcaggatagcatttgaaatgtaaatgaagaaaatatctaataaaaaattgaaaaaaaataaacccaatCTTCACGTCTCtgttttatgaataaataaaaaatttaaatgactaGAAATAACCCAGGCATGGGTGGCACACTcacgtaatcccagcacttgggagggtgaggcaggcggctagcctgggctatgaagCAAAGAGaatgtaaaaacaataaaaacaaaaatgaaaatgggcCTCACTCAGCCTTGCCCGTATCTTAACCTTGGGCTCCCAAATTGTGAGAAAAGAAGTTGCTATGCAAGCTGCCCCTTCCGTCATATTTGTTATGCAGCCAAGCAGACTGAAGTGTCTACATTTTAGGTAACGATTCTCATTTTCAAAGCATTTTCTCTCAAATATTCCTAAATGGGTTGACTCAGCACTTCATGCCTATAGTTCTACTAACCAATAAATACAAGTTCctatttattgaggattttaCCTTAGGGCCAGAGCTTCTCCATCGCAGCCCCTGTGGTGGTACCCAGCCCATAACAGACACACCACAAACACTGCGATTGAACGGGAGCAGGCTATCAAGCCAGGAGGCAAGCCTAGTGAGTCTCACCAGGAAGTGGGGATTCACAGAGTGATTTGCTTGAGATTGCTCAAGATTGGTGTTACCCTTTACTCcagtttttaatgtatttatttgtggtcatgtggtatgtgtgtgcacgcgtgtgcatTTGTAGAAGGCAGAAGTAGGCATAAGCATAACCTGCTATTACTCTTTCTTATTGAATCaggtctcccactgaacctggagcttgccattCTGCctagggaggaggaatgggaggaggaggaggaggaaaagagtacccaaactcttttgcctctctctactcctccccagcactggatgACACCTCTGCACCTGGctgttctgtgggtactgggagtccagactcaggtcatcatgcttggacagtgtgatggtttgtatatgctctccTAATGGGGTGGCACTagtagaagatgtggccttgttggagtaggcgtgtcactgtgggtgtgggctttaacacctcatcctagctgcctggaagccagactcctcatagcagccttcagatgaagatgtagaactctcagctctgcttgcaccatgcctacttggatgctgccatgctcctgccttgatgataatggactgaacctctgaacctgtaagccagccccaattaaatgttgtccttataagagttgtcttggtcatggtgtctgttcacagcagcaaaactctAACTAAAACAGACAGCTAGTCTTCTATCTGCCaaaccatctccacagccccCAAAGCTCACCCTCTTACTTTAGTCTCCCTACTACATCCCAACCCTCAGCATCTATGCTGAAGGTGGGCAAGTTCAGGGTCCTGATACTGGCATCTAGGTCATATACAGAGGGAAGGCATCCCATAGCAGAAGTGGAgatggaaagaagggagggagaagaagaggaggaggaagcagaggaggaagaggaggaggagggggaggaggagcagtAAAGCACCCAAACTCATTTTCTTATAAGAAACCCActctgggggctggaaagatgtctcatccgttaaaggctaggctcacaaccaaaaatataagaaacccACAATTGAATCAAGGGGCCCACTCCCAGGATGCTACTGTTAATCTAGCCTGAGAGTAGAGACCCTGTGGCCTTCTCGTCACACCACTGATACCCAATGCCATGGCAGTTACATTTGAATAAGTTTGAGAAGGGACAGCCATTCAGAACATGACAAATATGCTTATGATTTACATACTATCCTGCATGCATGTCAGCCTTCAAAAAAATTTACCCTGGAAATGCCCATGACGGTCCATGAGAAGCTGTTCTTTGTGGTGTCAGTAGTCATGCACCTGAGGTCACACACAGGAAACACACTGGGCTCTGCTGGGCGTTTGGGGGGAAGGATGAGGCATTTCACCGAAGTCTCTTATCTTCTAGCTTGCAGTGTAAAATCCTCATGTGAGCTCCTTGGCGTAGCATTAGGACGTCTCCGCTGTCTGGGTCCTTGGTGACGTGGGATTAGCTACAGCCACACTTGGGACAGCCATGTAAACCATCAGCCTCAGCCAGTGCCTGGCAGGCAGGAAGAAGACACACAGGTCAATGGTGAAGGAACTGACTTCCTCATCAGGACACACTCCAGATTAAGGTAGGAGGAAGCCCGGAGTCTACATGGGAGCTCGTGGTCT is part of the Mus musculus strain C57BL/6J chromosome 17, GRCm38.p6 C57BL/6J genome and harbors:
- the Dynlt1f gene encoding dynein light chain Tctex-type 1F isoform 2 (isoform 2 is encoded by transcript variant 2), whose protein sequence is MEDFQASEETAFVVDEVSSIVKEAIESAIGGNAYQHSKVNQWTTNVLEQTLSQLTKLGRPFKYIVTCVIMQKNGAGLHSASSCFWDSSTDVKPCCGRPAACNERFS
- the Dynlt1f gene encoding dynein light chain Tctex-type 1F isoform X1 produces the protein MEDFQASEETAFVVDEVSSIVKEAIESAIGGNAYQHSKVNQWTTNVLEQTLSQLTKLGRPFKYIVTCVIMQKNGAGLHSASSCFWDSSTDGSCTVRWENKTMYCIVSTFGLSI